A DNA window from Terriglobia bacterium contains the following coding sequences:
- a CDS encoding Ig-like domain-containing protein, whose translation MTQPIASITISPPTATIAVNATQQFTAAAVDANGNAVTGVTFTWANNSSVIATIDGNGLATGHAPGTVFISASASGVTSPLATLTVTP comes from the coding sequence GTGACTCAACCCATAGCATCCATCACCATCTCGCCGCCAACAGCGACGATCGCGGTCAATGCAACCCAGCAGTTTACGGCCGCGGCGGTGGACGCCAATGGCAACGCCGTAACCGGCGTGACCTTTACCTGGGCTAACAATTCCTCCGTGATTGCAACCATCGACGGCAACGGACTGGCTACGGGCCATGCACCCGGAACTGTCTTCATTTCTGCGAGTGCTTCCGGGGTGACCAGCCCGCTGGCCACGCTAACGGTCACGCCATAA
- a CDS encoding Ig-like domain-containing protein, with translation MRTRSYATPPNPRFSMHRLCSLLAVAALLSGCGGSSTGTLAAIAISPASSFVAVNAQQVYTATAQDSRGRTISGTTFTWTSSAPDTASIDSAGVATGHHVGTAQITASSSGITSPAATLNVVSSSTPIASVTLTPSGATIKVGETQQFTATALDTNGNKVSPVTFTWRNSAAGVAIVDGNGLATGITPGMTVITASVGTVTSPAATLTVTAP, from the coding sequence ATGCGAACGCGTTCTTACGCGACGCCGCCCAATCCTCGTTTCAGCATGCATCGATTGTGCTCATTGCTGGCCGTTGCCGCATTGTTGTCGGGATGCGGCGGCTCGTCCACGGGGACGCTGGCCGCAATCGCAATAAGCCCTGCGAGCAGTTTTGTCGCCGTCAATGCCCAGCAGGTGTACACGGCAACCGCCCAGGACTCCAGGGGAAGAACTATCTCTGGAACCACGTTCACCTGGACCAGCAGTGCGCCCGACACGGCCAGCATAGACAGCGCAGGCGTTGCGACCGGCCACCACGTCGGGACAGCTCAAATCACCGCATCGTCATCGGGGATAACCAGCCCGGCGGCAACCCTCAACGTAGTGAGTTCGAGCACACCGATCGCCTCGGTGACGCTGACGCCCAGCGGCGCCACGATCAAGGTCGGAGAAACCCAACAGTTCACGGCGACTGCGTTGGATACAAACGGAAACAAGGTGAGTCCGGTGACCTTCACGTGGCGCAACAGCGCCGCCGGGGTTGCGATTGTCGACGGCAATGGACTTGCGACCGGCATCACGCCCGGCATGACAGTGATAACCGCCTCGGTCGGCACGGTAACCAGCCCGGCGGCCACGCTGACGGTGACTGCGCCATAG
- a CDS encoding Ig-like domain-containing protein translates to MKQAAAAMAIVFAGMMIGCSSGNSAGVSVTISPTSATVPIGRTQQFTATVNNAGNNGVTWQVNGVVGGNSNTGTITSSGLYTAPLSPTTVTVTAVSVANTTQAASATVTVALPISITPTTAAINLSGTVQFTATVTFSSNTTVTWEVNGTSGGNASIGTISSSGLYTAPASIPNPNIVTITAVAQADTTQTASATVTINPPPLVITPTGLTMAAGAQQTFTATVNGASVTPVWSVACKSQLAAGCGSISSGGVYVAPSSPPPGGSVTVTAKMADGSAVPASTNVSVQFSNASLAGSYAYAFSIRTSQKLSAEAGTIACDGNGNITGGTIDRSDDGGTPIAITGGTYQIGDDGRGTAVVDTDQGPVGWQFVLTNQPLGYVVRFDANGATASGTLELQHPDKFGLASIQGNYAASLVGVSAGSSPVFIAMIGSLAADGAGHFTRGILDVNNNSSISTNLSATGTYSSPSSSGRGTFTLTSALGTQTFAYYQVDDTRLKLVEIDGASALAGEVSKQPPGPFTNASFNGRYALAMAGVKGGSTFGMGGLFTMNLGEITNRLLDGVNQTVFDSQGGYSVTDSTLGRTTVNWTVNNGAVLQYVLYPRSDGGFAMLEIDGTAAAEGIVLPQTLSSPSTFSQTGNFAVTLTGGEPPSSLANESITGQFVLPGGAAFSGALDIDENGATTQGGAFQVGVFTVDVNSGRGVATALPSSSVLSNASFILYILDADKALILENDNARVLTGVMTRQY, encoded by the coding sequence ATGAAGCAGGCAGCCGCGGCCATGGCGATCGTATTCGCCGGCATGATGATCGGGTGCAGCAGCGGAAACAGTGCCGGGGTGTCAGTTACTATTTCTCCGACCAGCGCCACGGTTCCAATCGGTCGCACACAGCAATTCACCGCCACCGTAAACAACGCGGGCAACAACGGGGTCACCTGGCAGGTGAATGGGGTCGTGGGCGGAAACTCCAACACGGGCACGATCACCTCGAGCGGGTTGTACACGGCCCCCTTAAGTCCCACCACGGTCACGGTCACCGCCGTTTCCGTGGCCAACACAACACAAGCCGCCTCCGCCACGGTAACGGTGGCGCTGCCGATTTCGATTACGCCCACCACTGCCGCGATCAATCTCAGCGGCACAGTGCAATTTACCGCCACGGTGACTTTTTCCAGCAATACGACGGTGACTTGGGAGGTGAATGGCACCAGTGGCGGCAATGCAAGCATCGGCACCATCAGCTCCAGCGGTCTGTATACCGCCCCGGCGAGCATCCCGAACCCCAATATCGTGACGATTACCGCCGTCGCGCAGGCCGACACGACGCAAACCGCGTCAGCAACGGTAACGATCAATCCTCCTCCACTAGTGATCACTCCAACCGGGCTGACCATGGCGGCCGGCGCGCAGCAGACGTTTACCGCCACCGTGAATGGGGCGAGCGTCACCCCGGTGTGGAGCGTCGCTTGCAAGAGTCAGTTGGCGGCCGGCTGTGGGAGCATTTCGTCGGGCGGCGTTTATGTCGCTCCGTCGTCGCCACCCCCTGGCGGGAGCGTCACCGTCACGGCAAAGATGGCGGATGGCAGTGCGGTCCCGGCAAGCACCAACGTCTCGGTGCAGTTTTCCAATGCTTCGCTGGCGGGATCGTACGCGTACGCGTTCAGCATTCGCACCAGCCAGAAACTGTCCGCTGAGGCGGGAACGATCGCCTGCGATGGCAACGGCAATATTACCGGCGGCACGATCGATCGCAGCGATGATGGCGGAACGCCGATCGCGATCACGGGGGGCACATACCAGATTGGCGACGACGGACGCGGCACTGCCGTGGTGGATACGGACCAAGGGCCGGTTGGGTGGCAGTTCGTCCTGACGAATCAACCGCTGGGCTACGTGGTGCGCTTCGATGCCAACGGTGCGACTGCCAGCGGAACCCTTGAACTACAACATCCAGACAAGTTCGGCCTGGCCTCGATCCAGGGAAACTATGCGGCAAGCCTGGTGGGCGTCAGTGCAGGTAGTTCGCCAGTCTTCATCGCCATGATTGGCAGCCTGGCCGCCGACGGGGCCGGACATTTCACTCGCGGCATTCTTGACGTCAACAACAACTCCAGCATAAGCACGAACCTCAGCGCCACCGGCACATATAGTTCCCCATCATCGTCGGGCCGTGGAACCTTCACGCTCACCAGCGCCTTGGGCACGCAGACGTTTGCCTATTACCAGGTTGACGATACGCGTCTGAAGCTGGTTGAAATCGACGGGGCCAGCGCCTTGGCCGGCGAAGTGTCAAAACAGCCGCCTGGCCCGTTCACCAACGCGAGTTTCAATGGCCGGTACGCCTTGGCGATGGCCGGAGTGAAGGGTGGAAGCACATTCGGGATGGGCGGCCTGTTCACCATGAACCTGGGCGAGATTACCAACCGGCTACTCGATGGGGTAAATCAGACCGTGTTCGATTCGCAAGGAGGATACTCCGTCACGGATTCCACGTTGGGGCGCACCACCGTAAACTGGACCGTCAACAACGGAGCCGTGTTGCAATACGTGCTGTACCCGCGTAGCGACGGTGGATTTGCGATGTTGGAAATCGATGGAACCGCCGCCGCCGAGGGCATTGTCCTTCCCCAGACTCTGTCCAGCCCGAGCACTTTTTCACAGACGGGGAACTTCGCGGTCACGCTAACCGGAGGCGAACCGCCCAGCAGCCTTGCCAATGAAAGCATAACGGGGCAATTTGTGCTGCCAGGCGGCGCGGCGTTTTCCGGCGCATTAGATATTGATGAGAACGGCGCGACCACACAGGGGGGGGCCTTCCAGGTTGGGGTCTTCACGGTCGATGTCAATAGTGGACGCGGCGTGGCTACGGCGCTGCCAAGCTCATCCGTCCTAAGCAATGCCAGCTTCATCCTGTACATTCTGGATGCCGACAAAGCGCTCATTCTGGAAAACGACAACGCTCGGGTATTGACGGGTGTCATGACACGGCAGTACTAG